One Cellulosimicrobium protaetiae genomic region harbors:
- a CDS encoding lactococcin 972 family bacteriocin: MRKIITAVCTVALAVGMGLGTAGPAAAGLEYRDGGKWYWQYTTMILESNYYHASKTHRSSVKTPHELVRSPWKSGGLWSYSSIYPNPGGGNSCHYAFA, translated from the coding sequence ATGAGGAAGATCATCACGGCGGTGTGCACCGTCGCCCTGGCCGTGGGTATGGGACTCGGCACCGCCGGTCCGGCGGCTGCAGGGCTGGAGTACCGAGACGGTGGCAAGTGGTACTGGCAGTACACGACGATGATCCTGGAGTCGAACTACTACCACGCCAGCAAGACTCACCGGTCGAGCGTCAAGACACCGCACGAGCTCGTCCGTAGCCCTTGGAAGTCCGGGGGCCTGTGGTCGTACTCCAGCATCTACCCGAACCCGGGTGGCGGTAACTCCTGCCACTACGCCTTCGCGTAG